The Parachlamydia acanthamoebae genome has a window encoding:
- the gcvT gene encoding glycine cleavage system aminomethyltransferase GcvT, giving the protein MQKTALNSQHHALGAKMVEFSGWEMPVSYQGILAEHLAVRNTVGIFDLSHMGRIDVEGADAEQLLESLSTNIISGKMNGSATYTVWINAEGGSVDDLIVYRQSPTQFFVIVNASNRDKDLKFLEDHAQKLRVEITPRYNDGILAIQGPQAPSMVSHLFPSASVIKPMHFEELIYDGEQLILSATGYTGSGGFEILASEKIIKQLWHYFVDQEKIPPIGLGARDTLRLEMGYALYGHELSDTISPPESVSAWTVKKALPVLEKRATKRYAYGVVLLEKGIAREGNEVLSAGEEIGYVTSGTYSPSLQKAIALILVNKKLTAGSLVEVQIRSQACPAQVVKLPFVKIEK; this is encoded by the coding sequence ATGCAAAAAACAGCTCTAAATAGTCAGCACCATGCTTTAGGTGCAAAAATGGTGGAATTTAGTGGGTGGGAGATGCCTGTATCCTACCAAGGAATCTTGGCAGAACATCTAGCCGTTAGAAACACTGTGGGTATTTTTGATCTTTCACACATGGGAAGAATCGATGTGGAAGGAGCGGATGCCGAGCAATTATTAGAAAGTCTTTCTACTAATATCATTAGTGGAAAAATGAATGGATCAGCTACCTACACTGTCTGGATAAACGCGGAGGGTGGTAGTGTGGATGATTTGATTGTTTATCGCCAAAGCCCTACCCAATTTTTCGTGATCGTAAATGCGTCTAATCGGGATAAAGATTTAAAATTTCTCGAAGATCATGCCCAAAAATTACGAGTTGAGATTACCCCTCGTTACAATGACGGAATTTTAGCCATTCAAGGTCCTCAAGCACCTAGCATGGTGAGCCATCTCTTTCCTTCCGCTTCTGTCATTAAACCCATGCATTTTGAAGAACTTATTTATGATGGGGAGCAGCTGATTTTGTCGGCGACTGGTTACACAGGTTCAGGGGGATTTGAAATTTTAGCTTCTGAAAAAATCATCAAGCAGCTCTGGCATTACTTTGTCGATCAAGAAAAAATCCCTCCCATTGGTCTCGGAGCGCGCGATACGTTGAGATTAGAAATGGGGTATGCATTATATGGACATGAACTCAGTGACACCATTTCCCCCCCAGAAAGTGTGTCTGCATGGACAGTAAAAAAGGCTTTGCCTGTATTAGAAAAGCGAGCGACTAAGCGTTATGCCTATGGAGTGGTCTTGTTGGAAAAAGGGATCGCACGTGAAGGCAACGAGGTTTTATCCGCGGGCGAAGAGATTGGATATGTGACTTCGGGAACATACTCTCCCAGTTTACAAAAAGCTATAGCACTAATCTTAGTAAATAAAAAATTGACCGCAGGCAGTTTGGTGGAAGTTCAAATACGCTCTCAAGCATGCCCTGCTCAGGTCGTAAAACTACCTTTTGTCAAGATCGAAAAATGA
- a CDS encoding SurA N-terminal domain-containing protein: MLHFFRTYERYLYIVITFVIVITFSFFGTYNEILSSGGTDETAFYTVDGSKVSRTDVQNIVHFISTDSEDKLSFGGMWGPNFLNDGVIKKDFLQTGLAEILILHYQNDLKEELQKKLEKEKRFSLYTHPQAKFVGVESVWNYLAPGMKTNFDTLRFSDKAVDPQTLASRVQLFLGERQLPPALISNVLRYQERQYDWISPDPNLERMDLSLFGYHTIEDWFGSRFVHLVAQFIANSAKIAEQKGYVVTKGEALADLIRHSEKSFQENQASPYLGLASSREYFNEQLRRMGMDQTKAVQIWRQVLLFRRLFHDMGNSVFIDPLTIGQIQQFGNETIAGDVYRLPSALRFSDWRSLQKFEIYLDAIAKRGVSAKDLLNLPTQLRSVDQVAKLTPELVEKKYTLEVAEVDKKALQSLFSIKETWHWEVQDANWAKLAKQFPELASHKAETQDSRFAVLDGLDQKMRTKVDAYARGQMLEENPAKLSKALDEAKSKEIVLGLRKKGGSSLIKGLKDSQELMSLLDKAPLKGQSASASQEIEAVETLKHFTVNGNNYYRIEVLQKAPTETVMTFQEANQQGVLDDLLNKTLENYYTKIRTDREEEFQNEDKTWKDFQVVQGKVAESYFTPLLTAINADYQKNKPQDSSQLIQTLTPELSAPLRFYAYSREARQALQKSPEKSVELIAEASSQNGDLKDQWKLVKEPYSIGHNQDSTLVAKEKAHKMNEGEWSPILPLPNGDVHFFTVLKKGVREENLQLEEQMSMAHRLLSDDAQQKLMERVLKEISDKQAISLDYLTRSYEEVAPEETK; the protein is encoded by the coding sequence ATGCTCCATTTTTTTCGTACTTATGAACGATATCTTTATATCGTAATCACGTTTGTTATTGTTATAACATTCTCTTTTTTTGGTACTTACAACGAGATCCTTTCTTCCGGTGGAACAGATGAAACAGCATTTTATACGGTAGATGGTTCAAAAGTAAGTCGAACTGATGTTCAAAATATTGTCCATTTTATTTCGACAGATTCTGAAGACAAGCTTTCATTTGGGGGTATGTGGGGTCCTAATTTTTTGAATGATGGGGTCATAAAAAAAGATTTTCTTCAAACAGGATTAGCAGAAATTTTAATTCTGCATTATCAGAATGACTTGAAAGAGGAGCTTCAAAAAAAGCTCGAAAAAGAAAAACGTTTTTCTCTCTACACGCATCCGCAAGCGAAGTTTGTCGGTGTTGAATCTGTTTGGAACTATTTGGCTCCAGGGATGAAAACCAATTTTGATACCCTACGCTTTTCTGACAAAGCTGTTGATCCTCAAACCCTTGCGTCAAGAGTTCAACTTTTCTTGGGTGAGCGTCAGCTACCTCCTGCATTGATAAGCAATGTTTTACGCTATCAAGAAAGACAGTATGACTGGATATCACCTGACCCTAATTTAGAACGGATGGATCTTTCTTTGTTTGGTTATCACACAATTGAAGATTGGTTTGGTTCTCGCTTTGTCCATTTAGTAGCCCAATTTATTGCCAATTCAGCCAAAATTGCTGAGCAAAAAGGTTATGTGGTCACAAAAGGGGAAGCATTGGCGGATCTAATTCGTCACAGCGAAAAAAGTTTCCAAGAAAACCAGGCTAGTCCTTATCTCGGCTTAGCAAGTAGTCGCGAGTATTTTAATGAGCAATTGCGTCGTATGGGAATGGATCAAACAAAAGCTGTCCAAATCTGGAGACAGGTGTTGCTTTTTAGACGTCTTTTCCATGATATGGGCAATTCGGTTTTCATTGATCCTTTAACAATTGGTCAAATCCAACAATTTGGAAACGAAACAATTGCAGGGGATGTGTACCGTTTGCCATCTGCTTTGCGTTTCTCTGATTGGCGTTCTTTGCAAAAATTTGAGATTTACCTCGATGCGATTGCAAAAAGAGGTGTATCAGCAAAAGATCTGCTAAACTTGCCTACACAACTGCGTTCTGTCGATCAGGTGGCGAAACTTACACCAGAGCTCGTAGAGAAAAAGTATACGCTTGAGGTAGCTGAAGTAGACAAAAAAGCCTTACAATCGCTGTTTAGCATTAAAGAAACATGGCATTGGGAAGTGCAAGATGCAAATTGGGCAAAGCTTGCAAAACAATTTCCTGAGCTAGCCTCTCATAAGGCTGAGACTCAAGACTCCCGTTTTGCTGTATTGGATGGGCTCGATCAAAAAATGCGTACAAAAGTTGATGCTTATGCACGTGGTCAGATGCTTGAAGAAAATCCAGCTAAGTTGTCAAAAGCTTTAGATGAAGCAAAATCGAAAGAAATTGTCTTAGGTTTACGCAAAAAAGGGGGATCAAGCCTGATTAAAGGCCTTAAAGATTCTCAAGAATTGATGAGCTTATTAGACAAAGCTCCTCTAAAAGGGCAGAGTGCGAGTGCTTCTCAAGAAATCGAAGCTGTGGAAACGTTAAAACACTTTACAGTGAATGGAAACAATTATTACAGAATCGAAGTGTTGCAAAAAGCGCCGACTGAAACTGTCATGACTTTCCAGGAGGCGAATCAACAGGGGGTTTTAGATGATCTGCTTAACAAGACTTTGGAAAATTATTACACCAAAATTCGCACTGACAGAGAGGAAGAATTTCAGAATGAAGATAAAACCTGGAAAGACTTCCAAGTGGTTCAAGGAAAAGTTGCAGAGTCCTATTTTACACCTTTGTTAACAGCCATTAATGCGGATTACCAAAAGAATAAGCCCCAGGACAGCAGCCAGTTGATTCAAACCTTAACACCTGAATTGAGTGCTCCTTTACGTTTTTATGCCTATAGCCGAGAAGCTAGACAGGCGCTTCAAAAATCTCCTGAAAAGAGTGTTGAATTGATTGCCGAGGCATCCTCTCAGAACGGAGATCTGAAAGACCAATGGAAACTTGTAAAAGAACCTTACTCAATCGGTCATAATCAGGATTCTACTCTTGTTGCGAAAGAAAAAGCGCACAAAATGAATGAAGGGGAGTGGTCTCCGATCCTTCCGCTTCCGAATGGAGATGTGCATTTCTTCACGGTGCTGAAAAAAGGAGTACGAGAAGAAAACCTTCAGCTTGAAGAGCAAATGAGTATGGCGCATCGGTTACTATCAGATGATGCACAACAAAAATTAATGGAGCGTGTGTTAAAAGAAATTTCAGATAAACAAGCGATTTCGTTAGATTATCTGACACGTTCTTATGAAGAAGTTGCGCCTGAGGAAACAAAATAA
- the gcvPB gene encoding aminomethyl-transferring glycine dehydrogenase subunit GcvPB has product MQTIFEKSQSRQHAYSLPASDSAFNAFHPPQHLLRQTPLLLPEISELDLTRHFSQLAHRNMSIDTNFYPLGSCTMKLNPRINEWAAALPGFTRCHPFAPDETVQGNLQLMAELIDLLCEMCGMAAGTLVSNAGAQGEFTGIRMISAYHEKQGDDRKRELLIPDSAHGTNPATAAMNQYKIISIRTNEKGDMDLEQLKQSVNHSTAGLMLTNPNTLGLFSPSILEISKIIHRSGGLLYYDGANLNPILNVARPGDMGFDVMHLNLHKTFSTPHGGGGPGSGPVLCVKRLEEFLPVPRIIKEGIEYRLKWQAENSIGHMASFQGNFAINVRAYLYAKLHGHFGLRKIAEQSVLNANYLKAKMEPFFTIPFSQPCMHEFVMQADRYLSKEIRALDIAKRLLDYGVHAPTIYFPLIIKECMLIEPTETESKLTLDNFIACIQKIVQEIESDPQLVKTAPHTLSVSRLDETLAARNPILKHQTSKKNSE; this is encoded by the coding sequence ATGCAAACCATCTTTGAAAAATCCCAATCCCGACAGCATGCCTATAGTCTTCCCGCTAGCGATTCGGCTTTTAACGCTTTTCATCCGCCTCAACATTTGCTCAGGCAAACACCTTTGTTATTGCCAGAAATTTCAGAACTCGATCTCACGCGCCATTTCTCGCAACTTGCACATCGAAATATGAGCATTGATACAAATTTCTACCCTCTAGGCAGCTGTACAATGAAGCTAAATCCTAGAATTAACGAATGGGCAGCCGCATTGCCTGGTTTTACCCGTTGCCATCCTTTTGCCCCTGACGAGACTGTACAGGGAAATTTGCAGTTAATGGCTGAATTGATTGATCTGCTTTGTGAAATGTGTGGAATGGCTGCTGGAACGCTTGTTTCAAATGCAGGAGCTCAAGGGGAATTTACGGGGATACGGATGATTTCCGCCTACCATGAAAAGCAAGGGGATGACCGGAAGCGAGAGCTACTGATTCCAGATAGTGCTCATGGAACAAATCCGGCTACAGCTGCCATGAATCAATACAAGATCATTTCTATTCGAACGAATGAGAAAGGAGATATGGATCTTGAACAACTCAAGCAGTCTGTCAATCATTCGACAGCGGGACTCATGCTAACAAATCCTAATACGTTGGGATTATTTAGTCCCTCAATTTTGGAAATTTCCAAGATCATTCATCGCAGTGGAGGATTGCTATACTATGATGGAGCCAATTTAAATCCGATTTTGAATGTGGCTCGTCCAGGAGATATGGGTTTTGATGTGATGCATTTGAATTTGCATAAGACTTTTTCTACTCCCCATGGAGGTGGTGGACCAGGATCTGGTCCCGTTCTTTGCGTTAAACGACTTGAGGAATTTCTGCCGGTTCCTCGCATCATTAAAGAGGGCATTGAATATCGTTTGAAATGGCAAGCTGAGAACTCTATTGGGCACATGGCTTCTTTTCAGGGAAATTTTGCTATCAATGTCAGAGCTTACCTATATGCCAAACTGCATGGGCATTTTGGATTGAGAAAAATTGCTGAACAATCGGTATTAAATGCGAATTATCTCAAGGCAAAAATGGAGCCGTTTTTTACCATTCCCTTTTCGCAACCTTGCATGCATGAGTTTGTTATGCAGGCTGACCGATATCTCTCAAAAGAGATCAGAGCTCTTGATATTGCAAAAAGATTGTTAGATTATGGTGTGCATGCCCCTACGATTTATTTTCCTCTTATTATTAAAGAGTGTATGCTGATTGAACCAACTGAAACAGAATCGAAATTAACCTTAGACAATTTTATAGCCTGTATTCAAAAGATCGTTCAAGAAATAGAGTCAGATCCTCAACTTGTAAAAACCGCACCCCATACTCTGTCGGTTTCTCGTCTTGATGAAACTTTAGCTGCTAGAAACCCTATTTTGAAACATCAAACATCTAAAAAGAATAGCGAATAA
- the gcvH gene encoding glycine cleavage system protein GcvH: MKRYTESHEWIEIEGPIGTVGVTDYAQKELGDIVYVELPQVGKKVSKGGEAAVLESTKAAADVYSPVSGTILEVNDELSTEAQKVNESPEKGGWLFKVQLDSPEEISTLMTWEDYQKSFG, translated from the coding sequence ATGAAAAGATATACAGAATCGCATGAATGGATTGAAATCGAAGGACCCATAGGAACGGTTGGTGTGACTGATTACGCGCAAAAAGAGTTAGGAGACATTGTGTATGTCGAGCTCCCACAGGTGGGTAAAAAAGTCTCTAAGGGTGGCGAAGCAGCTGTGCTTGAATCGACAAAAGCAGCGGCAGATGTCTATTCACCTGTTTCAGGAACTATTTTAGAGGTGAATGATGAACTTTCCACAGAAGCCCAGAAAGTGAATGAGTCCCCAGAAAAAGGGGGATGGCTTTTTAAAGTGCAATTGGATAGCCCAGAAGAAATTTCGACACTCATGACTTGGGAAGATTATCAGAAATCATTTGGTTAA
- the gcvPA gene encoding aminomethyl-transferring glycine dehydrogenase subunit GcvPA, with translation MDFISNQEPQIQEMLKDLGIRNVENLFQDIPEELRLARPTIDDGMSEYEGAKWVESLASQNTYPSFENYLGAGAYEHYVPAIVSAICGKSEFLTSYTPYQAEASQGMLQAIFEFQSVICALTGMDVSNASVYDGASACAEAVLMAMRCQKERSKILLGFSLHPHYRAVIKQYVHGHDVQILEIPFLPSGEIDPDKLHEMLDEQVAAVLIQSPNFFGVVENMQKIVPQAKKVGALVIQCANPLAYGLFASAGENGVDIAVGDSQPFGLSLNFGGPYAGYMACHQSLVRQLPGRIVGETVDTGGKRGFVLTLQAREQHIRREKATSNICTNQALAALGSLIAMLWYGKEGIPQLALTNFQRTSYLKKHLENIEGVETFNTPFFNEFLVRFPGNMQRTQTLFRNAKIEPGLDMGKFYLEMQGWMLVAVTETKSKAQLDHYLTIAGRSV, from the coding sequence GTGGACTTCATTTCCAATCAAGAGCCTCAAATTCAGGAAATGCTTAAGGATTTAGGCATACGGAATGTGGAAAATTTATTTCAGGATATTCCAGAAGAGCTTAGGCTTGCGCGTCCAACCATCGATGATGGAATGTCTGAATATGAAGGCGCTAAATGGGTGGAGTCCCTTGCTTCTCAAAACACCTATCCTTCCTTTGAAAATTATTTAGGTGCAGGCGCCTATGAACACTATGTGCCAGCAATTGTTTCTGCTATATGTGGCAAATCCGAATTTTTAACTTCCTATACTCCCTATCAAGCCGAAGCTTCGCAAGGAATGCTTCAAGCCATTTTTGAGTTTCAATCGGTCATTTGTGCTCTAACAGGTATGGATGTTTCGAATGCCTCGGTTTATGATGGAGCGTCTGCATGTGCGGAAGCGGTTTTAATGGCTATGCGCTGTCAAAAAGAACGTTCCAAAATTCTATTAGGATTTTCTTTGCATCCTCATTACCGAGCGGTCATTAAGCAGTATGTGCATGGGCATGACGTTCAGATCCTAGAGATCCCTTTTCTTCCCTCGGGGGAAATAGACCCAGACAAATTACATGAAATGCTGGATGAACAAGTCGCAGCTGTTTTAATCCAATCACCCAATTTTTTTGGCGTTGTGGAAAACATGCAGAAGATTGTTCCTCAAGCTAAAAAAGTAGGGGCTTTAGTGATCCAGTGTGCCAATCCACTGGCTTATGGTCTCTTTGCATCGGCTGGTGAAAATGGGGTGGATATTGCTGTTGGGGATAGTCAGCCTTTTGGCTTGTCATTGAATTTCGGCGGGCCTTACGCGGGTTATATGGCTTGTCATCAATCTTTGGTGCGACAATTACCTGGAAGAATCGTGGGAGAAACTGTGGATACAGGAGGGAAGAGGGGATTTGTCCTTACTCTCCAAGCACGAGAACAGCATATTCGACGTGAAAAAGCCACATCAAATATTTGTACAAACCAAGCTCTGGCAGCACTTGGAAGTTTAATTGCCATGTTATGGTATGGAAAAGAAGGCATTCCTCAGCTCGCACTGACAAATTTTCAACGCACTTCCTATTTAAAAAAGCATTTAGAAAATATTGAAGGTGTGGAAACGTTTAATACGCCTTTTTTTAATGAATTCCTTGTCCGATTTCCAGGAAATATGCAGCGCACCCAAACCCTATTTCGAAATGCAAAAATAGAACCCGGTCTCGACATGGGAAAATTTTATCTTGAGATGCAAGGTTGGATGTTAGTCGCCGTGACTGAAACAAAAAGCAAGGCGCAACTTGATCACTATCTCACAATTGCAGGGCGGAGCGTATAA
- a CDS encoding DEAD/DEAH box helicase encodes MSLKFSIQKKSLISETGFSVKIENADGLPLSKFSSLLALAKDKEKVEQEVLHFLAKEGVPSEDNPWIIKVPGLSSLKALKLLAATGHLFFEGRLLISDFFTPVEFYYFVEGSTELSISGKLKASKDEFDIRDCDFMTGGPPHWFIKGHFLRLISTEISWRNLHKLLNNPSQDWVKIFLKECQEDVALGGPRIVFQNESASLTQDVAPLPCLILKDRFGAFADLWMLYGEQKVQYGEIVRSPVKRDLKTEELWAQDLLETGFQRKQVGTSQYYCPLDEVPKSLSFLLELGWTLLDFQGNRVVNYSNASLDVQTGQKEILIRGKLRFDDYEASLGDVVGAFNRRENFVTIGSGVVGLLPQNFNKSGLPDLAEDGEIVSGGIKTKKSHFGSLLELFDTPYQISADRSFEQLRQGLLDWNETEVVVLNHFKGTLRPYQQHGVKWLKFLFDQKFHGILADDMGLGKTIQVLAFLSLLDSELPTLIVLPTSLIFNWKNEIERFLEGRSLHIHHGPNRLQQWEAWDKKGIILTSYATLRIDLPMFKVIDFQAIILDEAQAIKNAHTLTAQALTQLNGQFRLSLTGTPIENHLGELWSQFRFLMPELLGSEKDFQNDLQVSEGDLRYLQRIKKKIRPFMLRRKKEEVAKDLPEKIEQVVWVEMNPEQRQVYEDYLSGVRGNLFKKVELDGISKHRMEVLEAILRLRQICCHPLLVTAQEGSFVASAKLDVLMQDLETLAEEGKKALVYSQFTSMLGLIAKEFQKRGWNFVYLDGSTHNREKVVTQFQEDASIPFFLISLKAGGVGLNLTSADYVYLFDPWWNEAIENQAIDRAHRIGRQDTVIAKRLIAIESIEEKIQKLKENKRQLIESLFDETYGQTQLSEEDFQFLLS; translated from the coding sequence ATGTCACTTAAGTTTTCTATTCAAAAAAAATCCCTAATCAGTGAAACCGGTTTTTCAGTTAAGATTGAAAATGCGGATGGATTGCCCCTTTCGAAGTTCTCTTCTTTGCTCGCATTGGCTAAGGATAAAGAAAAGGTTGAACAAGAGGTCCTTCATTTCCTCGCCAAAGAAGGGGTTCCTTCTGAAGACAATCCTTGGATTATCAAAGTGCCCGGCCTTTCCTCTCTAAAAGCCTTAAAGCTTTTGGCTGCCACTGGGCACCTATTTTTTGAAGGTCGCTTACTGATTTCTGATTTTTTTACACCCGTTGAATTTTATTACTTTGTAGAAGGTTCTACCGAATTGTCTATCTCTGGCAAACTGAAGGCATCTAAAGATGAGTTTGATATTCGCGACTGTGACTTTATGACAGGAGGACCTCCTCACTGGTTTATAAAAGGCCATTTTTTACGTCTTATCTCGACGGAAATCTCCTGGAGAAATCTGCATAAATTGCTAAATAATCCATCGCAAGACTGGGTGAAAATTTTTTTAAAGGAATGTCAAGAAGACGTTGCTCTTGGTGGACCTCGCATTGTTTTTCAAAATGAATCGGCTAGTTTAACGCAAGATGTGGCACCATTGCCTTGCTTAATTTTAAAAGATCGCTTTGGTGCTTTTGCAGATTTGTGGATGCTCTATGGAGAGCAGAAGGTTCAATATGGAGAGATTGTGCGGTCTCCCGTTAAGCGCGATTTGAAAACAGAAGAATTGTGGGCACAGGATTTGCTTGAAACCGGCTTTCAAAGAAAGCAAGTAGGGACATCTCAATATTACTGTCCTCTAGATGAAGTTCCCAAAAGTCTAAGTTTTCTTTTAGAATTAGGTTGGACCCTTCTTGATTTTCAGGGAAATCGGGTGGTCAATTATTCCAATGCCTCTTTAGATGTTCAGACAGGGCAAAAAGAAATCCTTATTCGCGGAAAGCTTCGTTTTGACGATTATGAGGCTAGTTTAGGGGATGTGGTGGGAGCTTTCAATCGGCGTGAAAATTTTGTGACAATCGGTTCCGGTGTGGTAGGTTTACTTCCACAGAATTTCAATAAGAGTGGGCTGCCTGATCTAGCTGAAGATGGCGAAATTGTCTCTGGTGGAATTAAAACAAAAAAAAGTCATTTTGGCTCTCTTCTGGAATTATTTGATACCCCTTACCAAATCTCGGCGGATCGTTCTTTTGAGCAATTGAGGCAAGGACTCCTGGATTGGAATGAGACCGAGGTTGTGGTTTTAAATCATTTTAAAGGAACGTTACGCCCCTATCAACAACATGGTGTGAAATGGTTAAAATTTCTGTTCGATCAAAAATTTCACGGTATTTTAGCAGATGATATGGGGTTAGGAAAAACCATTCAGGTTTTAGCTTTTTTATCGCTTTTGGATTCTGAGCTCCCTACGTTGATTGTTTTGCCGACTTCGTTGATTTTCAATTGGAAAAACGAAATTGAACGATTCTTAGAGGGACGAAGTCTGCACATCCATCATGGGCCCAATCGTCTGCAGCAATGGGAAGCATGGGATAAAAAAGGGATTATTCTTACGTCTTATGCGACGTTAAGAATCGATTTACCTATGTTCAAAGTCATAGATTTTCAAGCGATTATTTTAGATGAGGCGCAAGCGATAAAAAATGCACATACTTTGACGGCTCAAGCGCTCACACAGCTAAACGGCCAATTCCGATTATCTCTGACAGGCACTCCCATTGAAAATCACCTGGGTGAACTATGGTCCCAATTCCGATTTTTGATGCCGGAACTTTTGGGAAGTGAAAAAGATTTTCAAAATGATCTACAAGTCTCAGAAGGGGATTTACGCTATCTACAAAGGATCAAGAAGAAAATTCGTCCGTTCATGCTACGAAGAAAAAAGGAAGAAGTAGCAAAAGATTTGCCAGAAAAAATTGAACAAGTTGTCTGGGTAGAAATGAATCCTGAGCAACGTCAAGTATACGAGGACTATTTGAGTGGTGTGCGCGGCAATTTGTTTAAAAAGGTGGAGCTTGATGGCATCTCTAAGCACCGGATGGAAGTTTTAGAAGCCATTTTACGTTTACGCCAAATCTGCTGTCACCCTTTACTGGTGACAGCTCAAGAAGGTTCATTTGTCGCAAGTGCAAAATTGGACGTGTTGATGCAAGATTTAGAGACATTAGCTGAAGAAGGAAAGAAGGCGCTCGTTTATAGTCAATTTACGAGCATGCTTGGCTTGATTGCTAAAGAATTTCAGAAACGCGGATGGAATTTTGTTTACTTAGATGGAAGTACACATAATCGAGAAAAGGTTGTGACCCAATTCCAAGAGGATGCTTCGATTCCATTTTTTCTCATCAGTTTAAAAGCAGGTGGAGTTGGATTAAATTTAACTTCTGCTGATTACGTTTATTTATTTGATCCTTGGTGGAATGAGGCAATTGAAAATCAAGCGATAGACCGTGCTCACCGAATTGGACGTCAAGATACGGTCATTGCAAAGCGTTTAATTGCTATTGAAAGTATTGAAGAAAAAATCCAAAAATTAAAAGAGAACAAGCGGCAACTTATCGAAAGTTTGTTTGATGAAACGTATGGGCAAACTCAGCTATCAGAAGAAGATTTTCAATTTTTACTTTCTTAA
- the folE gene encoding GTP cyclohydrolase I FolE produces MLELEEKVLSNPFATSHINDSGDEIPYPWNDNHLTDDEKIKNIEYYFEKILLTLGMDVEDDSIRKTPYRYAKMLVKELFPGLNRNNFPKITTQENKFNYRNMLLESHISIHSMCEHHFVPILGYCHIAYIPNDRVIGLSKLNRVAHYFARRPQVQERLTRQIKECLSSLLNTPDVAVVIDASHLCVKMRGVQDADCFTRTYDMGGLFEEDTYRNEFFGAIPKHSEIKL; encoded by the coding sequence ATGCTAGAGTTAGAAGAAAAAGTACTCTCAAATCCATTTGCTACTTCCCATATTAACGATTCAGGGGATGAAATTCCTTATCCATGGAATGATAACCATTTAACGGACGATGAGAAAATAAAAAACATCGAATATTATTTTGAAAAAATCCTCCTAACTCTTGGAATGGATGTCGAGGATGATTCCATTCGAAAAACACCTTATCGTTATGCTAAGATGTTGGTTAAGGAACTCTTTCCTGGCTTGAATCGTAATAACTTTCCCAAGATTACCACACAGGAAAATAAGTTCAATTATCGGAATATGCTACTTGAATCTCACATTAGCATACACAGCATGTGTGAACACCATTTTGTGCCTATTTTAGGTTACTGTCACATTGCTTACATTCCAAATGATCGCGTTATCGGCCTCTCTAAACTTAATCGAGTGGCTCATTATTTCGCGCGAAGACCTCAAGTTCAAGAAAGATTAACTCGGCAAATCAAAGAATGCCTGTCTTCTCTCTTGAATACCCCTGATGTTGCAGTTGTGATCGATGCTTCTCATTTGTGTGTAAAAATGCGAGGAGTCCAAGATGCTGATTGCTTTACTCGCACATATGACATGGGCGGCCTCTTCGAAGAAGACACCTATCGCAATGAGTTTTTTGGCGCAATCCCTAAACATAGCGAAATTAAGCTCTAA